A section of the Desulfovibrio sp. Huiquan2017 genome encodes:
- the thrB gene encoding homoserine kinase, whose protein sequence is MSFTPIQREEVKRPCITLVGMAGAGKSTLGGLLARRLGWSQLDTDRYMESYYGLSLQRIMDTYGLEDFLRIEERLVSELTLTRTVISTGGSVIYGPEAVQRLKELGPVVLLDIDETTFFERVGDGENRGLAIGPGKTMRDLYNERLPLYRKAADLTVRTDQCAPEECVDQILQHIKIA, encoded by the coding sequence ATGTCCTTCACTCCGATCCAGCGCGAGGAGGTCAAGCGGCCGTGCATCACCTTGGTGGGCATGGCCGGGGCGGGCAAGTCCACCCTGGGCGGGCTTTTGGCCCGGCGGCTCGGCTGGAGCCAGCTCGACACGGACCGCTACATGGAGTCCTATTACGGGCTTTCCCTTCAGCGGATCATGGACACATACGGCCTGGAGGATTTTTTGCGCATCGAGGAACGGCTCGTTTCGGAGCTGACCCTGACGCGCACGGTCATATCCACGGGCGGCTCGGTCATCTATGGCCCCGAGGCCGTTCAGCGTCTCAAGGAACTCGGCCCGGTCGTCCTGCTCGACATCGACGAGACCACATTTTTCGAGCGCGTGGGCGACGGCGAGAATCGCGGCCTGGCCATCGGCCCGGGCAAGACCATGCGCGACCTGTACAATGAACGGCTGCCGTTGTACCGCAAGGCCGCCGACCTGACGGTCCGCACGGACCAATGCGCTCCCGAGGAGTGCGTGGACCAGATACTCCAACATATCAAGATCGCATGA